The Dyadobacter subterraneus genome window below encodes:
- a CDS encoding M1 family metallopeptidase yields MKIFSSRLWVMAMCSLGSLSVFAQEADKPKYDAHVLFHPLFNFQPGSEYRTGSGAPGPAYWQNRADYKINVALNEKEQTITGDVEITYKNNSPEALEFIWLQLDQNSFNTESRGGKTTPITGGRFGNVNFNGGDAIKSVSVQQGKDKAVDANYLVTDTRMQIRLANAVKAGGDVIKIKITYSFKVPEYGSDRMGTLETKNGIVYEMAQWYPRVAVFDDIEGWNVLPYLGAGEFYLEYGDFDYAVTVPWDHIVVGSGELVNPAEVLTAQQRKRLADAAKSDQTVMIRTAEEVTNPSSRPKQSGTLTWKFHCTNARDVAWATSKAFVWDAARMNLPNGKTSLAQSVYPAEDGGLEGWGRATEYVKGCIEFYSNYIHEFTYPVATNVAGLVGGMEYPGIVFCSSKSRKDDLWGVTDHEFGHNWFPMIVGSNERKYAWMDEGFNTFINFLSGDNFNNGEYKDNQMGDMHRLAPVMFRDNADPIMTIPDVVQPANLGWEAYYKPGLGLKMLREQILGKDRFDYAFHLYVKRWAFKHPTPYDFFRTMEDGAGEDLGWFWKGWFFENYKLDQAVRDVSYVEQNPQKGSVITIENLDQMAMPAKVDVEEISGKKTRVELPIEVWQRGGKWTFRVDTQQPIKSVTIDPDRQLPDINPQNNIWKPVKFAPTEAN; encoded by the coding sequence ATGAAAATCTTCTCTTCACGCTTATGGGTTATGGCCATGTGTAGCCTTGGATCCCTAAGTGTTTTCGCTCAGGAAGCGGACAAGCCAAAGTATGATGCGCACGTGCTTTTTCATCCTTTATTTAATTTCCAGCCAGGAAGTGAGTATCGTACGGGTAGTGGAGCTCCTGGTCCGGCTTATTGGCAAAACCGCGCAGATTACAAGATAAATGTCGCTTTAAACGAAAAGGAGCAAACAATTACGGGCGATGTTGAGATTACTTATAAAAACAACAGCCCCGAAGCACTTGAATTTATCTGGCTTCAACTGGATCAGAATTCTTTCAACACAGAATCCCGCGGAGGAAAAACTACGCCAATTACCGGCGGACGGTTTGGTAATGTTAATTTCAATGGGGGAGATGCCATCAAATCTGTTTCTGTTCAGCAGGGGAAAGATAAAGCTGTTGATGCAAATTATCTGGTTACAGACACGCGCATGCAGATCCGTCTTGCCAATGCAGTAAAAGCTGGCGGCGATGTGATCAAAATAAAAATCACTTATTCTTTCAAAGTTCCTGAATACGGTTCGGATCGTATGGGAACGCTTGAAACTAAAAACGGTATTGTTTACGAGATGGCTCAGTGGTATCCGCGTGTAGCTGTTTTTGATGATATCGAAGGCTGGAATGTACTTCCTTATCTTGGAGCCGGCGAGTTTTATCTTGAATATGGTGATTTTGATTATGCGGTTACCGTGCCATGGGATCACATCGTTGTAGGTTCGGGAGAATTGGTAAATCCGGCAGAAGTTTTGACTGCTCAACAAAGAAAACGCTTGGCTGATGCAGCGAAAAGTGATCAGACGGTGATGATCCGTACCGCTGAGGAAGTTACAAATCCATCTTCTCGTCCAAAACAATCTGGTACTTTGACATGGAAATTCCATTGCACAAATGCACGTGATGTGGCCTGGGCTACTTCAAAAGCATTTGTTTGGGATGCTGCACGTATGAATTTGCCAAATGGAAAAACATCTCTTGCACAGTCGGTTTATCCTGCTGAGGATGGCGGACTGGAAGGCTGGGGACGTGCTACGGAATATGTGAAAGGATGTATCGAATTTTATTCAAACTATATTCACGAGTTTACTTATCCGGTTGCAACGAACGTAGCCGGGCTGGTAGGTGGAATGGAATATCCGGGAATTGTTTTTTGCAGCAGCAAAAGCCGTAAAGATGATTTATGGGGCGTAACGGATCACGAATTCGGTCACAACTGGTTCCCGATGATTGTTGGAAGCAACGAGCGTAAATATGCCTGGATGGATGAAGGATTTAATACTTTTATCAATTTCCTTTCCGGTGATAATTTTAATAATGGAGAATACAAGGATAACCAGATGGGAGACATGCATCGTCTGGCGCCTGTTATGTTCCGCGATAATGCAGATCCGATCATGACTATTCCTGATGTAGTTCAGCCTGCAAATCTGGGTTGGGAAGCATATTACAAGCCAGGTTTAGGTTTGAAAATGTTACGTGAGCAAATTCTTGGAAAAGACCGCTTCGACTATGCTTTTCATTTATATGTAAAACGCTGGGCTTTCAAACATCCGACACCTTATGACTTCTTCCGTACGATGGAAGACGGAGCAGGAGAAGATTTGGGCTGGTTCTGGAAAGGATGGTTTTTTGAAAATTATAAACTTGATCAGGCTGTAAGAGATGTTTCATACGTTGAGCAAAATCCTCAGAAAGGGTCTGTGATCACGATTGAAAATCTTGACCAAATGGCAATGCCTGCAAAAGTTGATGTTGAAGAAATAAGCGGTAAAAAGACAAGAGTTGAATTGCCAATAGAAGTATGGCAGCGCGGTGGAAAATGGACTTTCCGTGTAGATACACAACAGCCAATTAAATCGGTGACAATTGATCCGGACAGACAACTTCCGGATATCAATCCTCAAAATAATATCTGGAAACCGGTTAAGTTTGCTCCAACGGAAGCAAATTAA